A single window of Methylobacterium nodulans ORS 2060 DNA harbors:
- the nuoG gene encoding NADH-quinone oxidoreductase subunit NuoG gives MTKIVVDGTEVDVPPDYTLLQACEAAGAEIPRFCFHERLSIAGNCRMCLVELKGAPKPVASCAWGVRDCRPGPNGEPPQVFTKSPLTKKAREGVMEFLLINHPLDCPICDQGGHCDLQDQAMAYGVDSTRYGENKRAVEDKYIGPLVRTAMNRCIHCTRCVRFLAEVAGVPDLGAIGRGEDMEITSYLEQAMESELQGNVADLCPVGALVHKPQSYNVRPWELSKTESIDVMDAVGCAIRVDARGREVMQIEPRVNEAVNEEWISDKTRYVVDGLRLQRLDRPYIRDNGRLRPASWAEAFSAIAARFKGADPKRVGAIVGDLAGVEEIYALKRLMTALGVANLDARQDGAAIDPAWGRAAYIFNPTIAGIEQADAILLVGANPRIEASLLNVRIRKRWRLGPLPVGLIGEPADLTYPHTYLGAGPETLADLAAGRHSFAEVLKGAERPLVIVGMGALARPDGAAILSAAAKLAESIGALAEGWTGFGVLHTAAARVGALDLGFVPGEGGLDVARMTAPGALDVLYNLGADEVDVAPGAFVIYQGTHGDRGAHRADVILPGAAYTEKSATFVNTEGRVQLANRAGFPPGDAREDWAILRALSETLGHRLPFDSLAQLRRALYADHPHLAAVDQVAEQDVAAAVSALASLGGEPAREPFRSPVLDFYLTNPIARASRVLAECSGLARERALQAAE, from the coding sequence GTGACCAAGATCGTCGTCGACGGCACCGAGGTCGATGTCCCGCCGGACTACACGCTGCTGCAGGCCTGCGAGGCGGCCGGCGCGGAGATCCCGCGCTTCTGCTTCCACGAGCGGCTGTCGATCGCCGGCAATTGCCGCATGTGCCTCGTCGAGCTGAAGGGGGCGCCCAAGCCCGTGGCCTCCTGCGCCTGGGGCGTGCGCGACTGCCGGCCGGGGCCGAACGGCGAGCCGCCGCAGGTCTTCACCAAGTCGCCGCTGACCAAGAAGGCGCGCGAGGGGGTGATGGAGTTCCTCCTCATCAACCATCCGCTCGACTGCCCGATCTGCGACCAGGGCGGCCATTGCGACCTGCAGGACCAGGCCATGGCCTACGGGGTCGATTCGACCCGCTACGGCGAGAACAAGCGCGCCGTCGAGGACAAGTATATCGGCCCGCTGGTGCGGACGGCGATGAACCGCTGCATCCACTGCACCCGCTGCGTCCGCTTCCTGGCGGAGGTCGCCGGCGTGCCGGATCTCGGGGCGATCGGCCGCGGCGAGGACATGGAGATCACCTCCTACCTCGAACAGGCGATGGAATCGGAGCTGCAGGGCAACGTCGCGGATCTCTGCCCGGTCGGCGCGCTCGTGCACAAGCCGCAATCCTACAATGTGCGGCCCTGGGAACTCTCGAAGACCGAATCGATCGACGTGATGGACGCGGTCGGCTGCGCCATCCGCGTGGATGCCCGCGGCCGCGAGGTCATGCAGATCGAGCCCCGGGTGAACGAGGCCGTCAACGAGGAGTGGATCTCCGACAAGACCCGCTACGTGGTGGACGGCCTGCGCCTGCAGCGCCTCGACCGGCCCTACATCCGCGATAACGGGCGCCTGCGCCCCGCGAGCTGGGCGGAGGCGTTCTCTGCCATCGCGGCGAGGTTCAAGGGGGCGGATCCCAAGCGCGTCGGCGCCATCGTGGGCGACCTCGCGGGAGTCGAGGAAATCTACGCGCTGAAACGCCTGATGACGGCGCTCGGCGTCGCCAATCTCGATGCCCGCCAGGACGGCGCCGCGATCGATCCGGCCTGGGGCCGCGCCGCCTACATCTTCAACCCGACCATCGCGGGGATCGAGCAGGCGGACGCGATCCTGCTCGTCGGCGCCAATCCGCGCATCGAGGCCTCGCTCCTCAACGTGCGGATCCGCAAGCGCTGGCGCCTGGGCCCGCTCCCGGTCGGCCTGATCGGCGAGCCGGCGGACCTCACCTATCCGCACACCTATCTGGGGGCAGGGCCCGAGACGCTGGCCGATCTCGCCGCCGGGCGGCACAGCTTCGCCGAGGTGCTGAAGGGGGCCGAGCGCCCGCTGGTCATCGTCGGCATGGGCGCCCTCGCGCGCCCGGACGGCGCCGCGATCCTGTCGGCGGCGGCGAAGCTCGCTGAAAGTATCGGCGCGCTCGCCGAGGGCTGGACCGGCTTCGGGGTGCTGCACACGGCCGCCGCCCGGGTGGGCGCCCTCGATCTCGGCTTCGTGCCGGGGGAGGGGGGGCTCGACGTCGCCCGCATGACGGCTCCGGGCGCGCTCGACGTGCTCTACAACCTCGGCGCCGACGAGGTGGACGTGGCGCCCGGCGCCTTCGTGATCTATCAGGGCACCCATGGCGACCGCGGTGCGCACCGGGCCGACGTGATCCTGCCGGGCGCGGCCTATACGGAGAAGTCGGCGACCTTCGTGAATACGGAAGGGCGCGTGCAGCTCGCCAACCGGGCCGGCTTCCCGCCGGGCGACGCCCGCGAGGACTGGGCGATCCTGCGCGCCCTCTCCGAGACCCTCGGGCACAGGCTGCCCTTCGACTCGCTCGCCCAGCTGCGGCGCGCCCTCTACGCCGATCACCCGCACCTCGCGGCGGTGGATCAGGTGGCGGAGCAGGACGTGGCGGCGGCGGTCTCGGCGCTCGCGAGCCTCGGCGGCGAGCCGGCCCGCGAGCCCTTCCGCAGCCCCGTGCTCGATTTCTATCTCACCAATCCGATCGCCCGCGCCTCGCGGGTGCTGGCGGAGTGCTCCGGGCTCGCCCGCGAGCGCGCGCTCCAGGCCGCCGAATAG
- the nuoH gene encoding NADH-quinone oxidoreductase subunit NuoH, with protein sequence MSVTDFLLTVGLVALKSVVLLVALLLFIAYALLADRKIWAAVQLRRGPNVVGPFGLFQSFADLLKFVIKEPVIPAGANKGLYLLAPCVFAMLALSAWAVIPLADGWAIADINVGVIYIFAISSLGVYGVIMGGWASNSKYAFLGALRSTAQMVSYEVSLGFVIITVLMCAGSLNLSQIVRAQDTALGLFGWYWLWLLPMFVVFFVSAMAETNRPPFDLPEAESELVAGYMVEYSSTPYLLFMLGEYVAIITMCALGTILFLGGWLSPIPFAPFTWVPGVIWFTIKASFLFFLIAMAKAMVPRYRYDQLMRLGWKVFLPLSLIMVFVVALVLKLTGLAPVS encoded by the coding sequence ATGAGCGTCACCGACTTCCTGCTGACGGTCGGCCTCGTCGCGCTGAAGAGCGTGGTGCTGCTCGTCGCGCTCCTCCTCTTCATCGCCTATGCGCTGCTCGCCGACCGCAAGATCTGGGCGGCGGTGCAGCTGCGGCGGGGCCCGAACGTGGTCGGGCCGTTCGGCCTGTTCCAGTCCTTCGCCGACCTCTTGAAATTCGTCATCAAGGAGCCAGTGATTCCGGCGGGGGCCAACAAGGGCCTCTATCTCCTGGCCCCGTGCGTCTTCGCGATGCTGGCGCTCTCGGCCTGGGCGGTGATCCCGCTCGCCGACGGCTGGGCGATCGCCGACATCAATGTTGGCGTGATCTATATCTTCGCGATCTCGTCGCTCGGCGTGTACGGCGTCATCATGGGCGGCTGGGCCTCGAACTCGAAATACGCCTTCCTCGGCGCGCTGCGCTCCACCGCCCAGATGGTCTCCTACGAGGTCTCGCTCGGCTTCGTGATCATCACCGTGCTGATGTGCGCCGGCTCCCTCAACCTGTCGCAGATCGTCCGCGCGCAGGATACCGCGCTCGGCCTCTTCGGCTGGTACTGGCTCTGGCTGCTCCCGATGTTCGTGGTCTTCTTCGTCTCGGCCATGGCCGAGACGAACCGCCCGCCCTTCGACCTGCCGGAGGCCGAATCGGAGCTCGTGGCGGGCTACATGGTCGAATATTCATCGACCCCGTACCTGCTGTTCATGCTCGGCGAGTACGTGGCCATCATCACCATGTGCGCGCTCGGAACGATCCTGTTCCTCGGCGGCTGGCTCTCGCCGATTCCGTTCGCGCCCTTCACCTGGGTGCCGGGCGTGATCTGGTTCACCATCAAGGCGAGCTTCCTGTTCTTCCTCATCGCCATGGCCAAGGCGATGGTGCCGCGCTACCGCTACGACCAGCTCATGCGGCTGGGGTGGAAGGTGTTCCTGCCGCTCTCGCTCATCATGGTCTTCGTCGTCGCCCTGGTCCTGAAGCTGACCGGCCTCGCGCCGGTCTCCTGA
- the nuoI gene encoding NADH-quinone oxidoreductase subunit NuoI, whose protein sequence is MRLDQVARSLLLKEFVSGFALAMRYLFKPKATINYPFEMGHRSPRFRGEHALRRYPNGEERCIACKLCEAICPAQAITIEAGPRRNDGTRRTTRYDIDMVKCIYCGMCQEACPVDAIVEGPNFEFSVETREELLYDKQKLLANGDRWEREIARNIAADAPYR, encoded by the coding sequence ATGAGGCTCGATCAGGTCGCCCGCAGCCTGCTGCTCAAGGAGTTCGTGTCGGGGTTCGCCCTCGCCATGCGCTACCTGTTCAAGCCCAAGGCGACGATCAACTATCCCTTCGAGATGGGCCATCGCAGCCCGCGCTTCCGCGGCGAGCATGCGCTGCGCCGCTACCCGAACGGGGAGGAGCGCTGCATCGCCTGCAAGCTCTGCGAGGCGATCTGTCCGGCCCAGGCCATCACCATCGAGGCCGGCCCGCGCCGCAACGACGGCACGCGCCGCACCACCCGCTACGACATCGACATGGTGAAGTGCATCTATTGCGGCATGTGCCAGGAGGCCTGCCCGGTGGACGCCATTGTCGAGGGGCCGAACTTCGAGTTCTCGGTCGAGACGCGCGAGGAACTGCTCTACGACAAGCAGAAGCTGCTCGCGAACGGCGACCGCTGGGAGCGCGAGATCGCCCGCAACATCGCGGCGGACGCGCCCTACCGCTGA
- a CDS encoding NADH-quinone oxidoreductase subunit J, whose amino-acid sequence MTAAAAFFYLFAAITVASGFMVIASRNPVTSVLFLILAFVNAAGLFVLMGAEFLAMILVVVYVGAVAVLFLFVVMMLDVDFAELRQGFQDYLPVGALIGAVFLVELLLVVGSWAIDPGLVQAPLAVAPGGDRITNTQALGLVLYTNYFFFFQIAGLVLLVAMIGAIVLTLRERPGVKRQDVTVQNARTQAMAVELRNVPTRQGVEV is encoded by the coding sequence ATGACCGCAGCCGCCGCCTTCTTCTATCTCTTCGCCGCGATCACCGTCGCCTCGGGCTTCATGGTGATCGCCTCCCGCAACCCTGTCACCTCGGTCCTGTTCCTGATTCTCGCCTTCGTGAACGCGGCGGGCCTGTTCGTGCTGATGGGCGCCGAGTTCCTGGCGATGATCCTCGTCGTCGTCTATGTCGGCGCCGTCGCCGTGCTGTTCCTGTTCGTGGTGATGATGCTCGACGTCGATTTCGCCGAGCTGCGCCAGGGCTTCCAGGACTACCTGCCGGTGGGCGCGCTGATCGGCGCGGTGTTCCTGGTCGAGCTGCTCCTCGTCGTCGGTTCCTGGGCGATCGATCCGGGCCTGGTGCAGGCGCCGCTCGCCGTGGCGCCGGGCGGTGATCGCATCACCAACACGCAGGCCCTCGGCCTGGTGCTGTACACGAACTACTTCTTCTTCTTCCAGATCGCTGGCCTGGTGCTGCTGGTCGCGATGATCGGGGCGATCGTCCTGACCCTGCGCGAGCGCCCGGGCGTGAAGCGGCAGGACGTCACGGTGCAGAACGCCCGCACCCAGGCCATGGCCGTGGAGCTGCGCAACGTGCCGACGCGCCAGGGCGTCGAGGTGTGA
- the nuoK gene encoding NADH-quinone oxidoreductase subunit NuoK, protein MIGLSHYLTVAAILFTLGVLGIFINRKNIIVILMSVELILLAVNINLVAFSAYLGDIVGQVFALFVLTVAAAEAAIGLAILVVFFRNRGSIAVEDVNMMKG, encoded by the coding sequence ATGATCGGTTTGAGCCACTACCTGACGGTCGCCGCGATCCTGTTCACGCTCGGCGTGCTCGGCATCTTCATCAATCGCAAGAACATCATTGTGATCCTGATGTCGGTCGAGCTGATCCTGCTCGCCGTGAACATCAACCTCGTCGCCTTCTCGGCCTATCTAGGCGACATCGTGGGCCAGGTGTTCGCGCTGTTCGTGCTGACCGTGGCGGCCGCCGAGGCCGCGATCGGCCTCGCGATCCTGGTGGTGTTCTTCCGCAACCGCGGCTCGATCGCGGTCGAGGACGTCAACATGATGAAGGGCTAA
- the nuoL gene encoding NADH-quinone oxidoreductase subunit L translates to MYHAIVFLPLIGSLIAGLFGRWIGAKASEVVTTSILFFAALLSWVAFFQVTGGEGHGAARIQVAHWFSAGDLVVDWAFRVDALTVVMLVVVTTVSSLVHLYSMGYMEEDPHRPRFFSYLSLFTFAMLMLVTADNLVQMFFGWEGVGLASYLLIGFWYEKPSANAAAIKAFIVNRVGDFGFSLGIFLVFVLFGTVAFDGIFPRVAEFKDASFHFLGTDWHALTLACLLLFMGAMGKSAQFLLHTWLPDAMEGPTPVSALIHAATMVTAGVFMVARLSPLFEVAPAALTAVTVIGGITAFFAATVGLVQNDIKRVIAYSTCSQLGYMFVALGVGAYAAGIFHLFTHAFFKALLFLGAGSVIHAMHHEQDMRNMGALRRYIPFTALMMAIGTLALIGFPFTAGYYSKDAIIEAAYMSTRPGHVLAFLATVTAAFFTSFYSWRLFFLTFEGPARWADHHADAHHQAAAHHAAASLAHEADGAPGHHEGVAHDDKGHDIEPVSHSALEPHGDHHAHTPHESPRVMTIPLALLAIGALLAGLGFKNRFIGEGMDEFWKGALAHGPDNHIMHDIHSAPAWVASSPFVMLVLGFLLAYWMYIRRPELPNQLAESQPLLYRFLLNKWYFDEIYDRIFVRPAKALGTFLWKVGDGAIIDGLGPDGIAARVVDVTRGVVRLQTGYVYHYAFVMLIGVAALVSWYLVTGVGAH, encoded by the coding sequence ATGTACCACGCGATCGTCTTCCTGCCCCTCATCGGCTCCCTCATCGCCGGCCTGTTCGGCCGCTGGATCGGGGCCAAGGCGAGCGAGGTCGTCACCACCTCGATCCTGTTCTTCGCGGCGCTCCTGTCCTGGGTGGCCTTCTTCCAGGTCACGGGCGGGGAGGGGCACGGTGCGGCCCGCATCCAGGTGGCGCACTGGTTCTCGGCCGGCGACCTCGTGGTCGACTGGGCCTTCCGGGTCGACGCGCTGACTGTGGTGATGCTCGTCGTCGTCACGACCGTGTCCTCCCTCGTGCATCTCTACTCCATGGGCTACATGGAGGAGGATCCGCACCGGCCGCGCTTCTTCTCCTACCTGTCGCTGTTCACCTTCGCCATGCTGATGCTGGTGACGGCCGACAACCTGGTTCAGATGTTCTTCGGCTGGGAGGGCGTCGGCCTCGCCTCCTACCTGCTGATCGGCTTCTGGTACGAGAAGCCCTCCGCCAACGCCGCGGCCATCAAGGCCTTCATCGTCAACCGCGTCGGCGATTTCGGCTTCTCCCTCGGCATCTTCCTGGTCTTCGTCCTGTTCGGTACGGTCGCCTTCGACGGCATCTTCCCGCGGGTGGCGGAGTTCAAGGACGCCTCGTTCCACTTCCTCGGCACCGACTGGCACGCGCTGACGCTCGCCTGCCTGCTCCTGTTCATGGGCGCGATGGGCAAGTCGGCCCAGTTCCTGCTGCATACCTGGCTGCCCGACGCCATGGAGGGCCCGACCCCGGTCTCGGCCCTCATCCATGCGGCCACCATGGTGACGGCCGGCGTGTTCATGGTCGCGCGCCTCTCGCCGCTCTTCGAGGTGGCTCCCGCGGCCCTCACGGCCGTCACGGTGATCGGCGGCATCACGGCCTTCTTCGCTGCCACCGTCGGCCTCGTGCAGAACGACATCAAGCGGGTGATCGCCTACTCGACCTGCTCGCAGCTCGGCTACATGTTCGTGGCGCTTGGCGTCGGCGCCTATGCGGCGGGCATTTTCCACCTCTTCACCCACGCCTTCTTCAAGGCGCTGCTGTTCCTCGGCGCCGGCTCGGTCATCCACGCGATGCACCACGAGCAGGACATGCGGAACATGGGGGCGCTGCGCCGCTACATCCCCTTCACCGCGCTGATGATGGCGATCGGCACCCTGGCGCTGATCGGCTTCCCCTTCACCGCCGGCTACTACTCGAAGGACGCCATCATCGAGGCGGCCTACATGTCGACCCGCCCGGGCCACGTGCTGGCTTTCCTGGCGACCGTCACCGCGGCCTTCTTCACGTCCTTCTATTCCTGGCGCCTGTTCTTCCTCACCTTCGAGGGGCCGGCGCGCTGGGCGGACCATCACGCCGACGCCCACCATCAGGCCGCCGCCCACCATGCGGCGGCTTCCCTCGCCCACGAGGCCGATGGCGCGCCCGGCCACCACGAGGGCGTGGCCCATGACGACAAGGGTCACGACATCGAGCCGGTCTCCCACTCGGCGCTCGAGCCCCACGGCGACCACCACGCGCACACGCCGCACGAGAGCCCGCGGGTGATGACGATCCCGCTCGCCCTGCTCGCCATCGGCGCGCTGCTGGCCGGCCTCGGGTTCAAGAACCGCTTCATCGGCGAGGGCATGGACGAGTTCTGGAAGGGCGCGCTCGCGCACGGCCCCGACAATCACATCATGCACGACATCCACAGCGCTCCGGCCTGGGTCGCCTCCTCGCCCTTCGTGATGCTGGTGCTCGGCTTCCTCCTTGCCTACTGGATGTATATCCGCCGGCCGGAGCTGCCGAACCAGCTCGCCGAAAGCCAGCCGCTGCTCTACCGCTTCCTGCTCAACAAGTGGTACTTCGACGAGATCTACGACCGCATCTTCGTGCGGCCGGCCAAGGCCCTCGGCACCTTCCTGTGGAAGGTCGGCGACGGCGCGATCATCGACGGGCTCGGCCCCGACGGGATCGCGGCCCGGGTGGTCGACGTCACGCGCGGCGTCGTCCGGCTCCAGACCGGCTACGTCTATCACTACGCCTTCGTGATGCTGATCGGCGTCGCCGCCCTCGTGAGCTGGTACCTCGTGACCGGTGTGGGCGCTCACTGA